The following are encoded together in the Rana temporaria chromosome 12, aRanTem1.1, whole genome shotgun sequence genome:
- the SOX9 gene encoding transcription factor SOX-9, translating to MNLLDPFIKMTEEQEKCLSGAPSPSMSEDSAGSPCPSGSGSDTENTRPQENTFPKGDQDMKKETEDEKFPVCIREAVSQVLKGYDWTLVPMPVRVNGSSKNKPHVKRPMNAFMVWAQAARRKLADQYPHLHNAELSKTLGKLWRLLNETEKRPFVEEAERLRVQHKKDHPDYKYQPRRRKSVKNGQSEQEDGSEQTHISPNAIFKALQADSPHSASSMSEVHSPGEHSGQSQGPPTPPTTPKTDVQPGKPDLKREGRPLQESGRQPPHIDFRDVDIGELSSEVISNIEAFDVNEFDQYLPPNGHPGVASTQVTYTGSYGISSATSGPAGAGHTWMSKQPQPQPQQPQQQQHGLPTLTGEQSQSQQRTHIKTEQLSPSHYSDQQQQHSPQQLNYTSFNLQHYGSTYPTITRSQYDYAEHQGSNSYYSHAAGQSSSLYSTFSYMNPSQRPMYTPIADTTGVPSIPQTHSPQHWEQPVYTQLTRP from the exons ATGAATCTTTTGGATCCTTTCATAAAGATGACAGAAGAGCAAGAGAAGTGCCTGTCTGGGGCCCCCAGCCCTAGCATGTCTGAGGACTCTGCTGGCTCCCCTTGCCCCTCTGGTTCTGGATCAGACACAGAGAACACCAGACCCCAAGAGAACACCTTCCCCAAGGGGGACCAGGACATGAAGAAGGAGACAGAGGATGAGAAGTTCCCGGTCTGTATCAGAGAGGCGGTCAGCCAGGTGCTGAAGGGATATGACTGGACCCTGGTGCCCATGCCAGTCAGGGTCAACGGATCCAGCAAGAACAAACCGCATGTCAAGAGGCCTATGAATGCCTTCATGGTGTGGGCACAGGCTGCCCGGAGGAAGCTGGCAGACCAGTACCCCCATCTGCACAATGCGGAGCTCAGCAAGACCTTGGGCAAGCTGTGGAG GCTTCTAAATGAAACCGAGAAGCGCCCTTTTGTGGAGGAAGCGGAACGTCTGAGAGTCCAGCACAAGAAGGATCACCCAGACTACAAGTACCAGCCCCGCCGTAGAAAGTCTGTGAAGAATGGGCAGTCTGAGCAGGAGGACGGCTCCGAGCAAACCCACATCTCCCCCAACGCCATCTTCAAGGCCCTGCAGGCCGACTCGCCCCACTCTGCCTCCAGCATGAGCGAAGTGCACTCTCCAGGAGAACACTCAG GACAGTCTCAAGGTCCACCAACTCCGCCGACCACCCCTAAAACAGACGTGCAGCCTGGCAAGCCAGATCTCAAGCGCGAAGGCCGCCCCCTCCAGGAGAGCGGCCGCCAGCCACCCCACATTGATTTCCGCGACGTGGACATCGGAGAGCTCAGCAGCGAGGTCATCTCCAACATCGAGGCCTTCGACGTCAACGAGTTTGACCAGTACCTGCCGCCCAATGGCCACCCCGGAGTGGCCTCCACGCAGGTGACCTACACGGGCAGCTACGGCATCAGCAGCGCCACCAGCGGTCCGGCCGGAGCCGGGCACACGTGGATGTCCAAGCAGCCCCAACCGCAACCTCAACAgccccagcagcagcagcatggtTTGCCAACTCTGACCGGCGAGCAGAGCCAGTCCCAACAGAGGACACACATCAAAACCGAGCAGCTTAGCCCGAGTCACTACAGCGACCAGCAGCAACAGCATTCCCCGCAGCAACTCAACTACACCTCCTTCAACCTCCAGCATTACGGGTCCACCTACCCAACCATCACCCGCTCTCAGTATGACTACGCCGAACACCAAGGCTCAAACTCCTATTACAGTCATGCCGCGGGCCAAAGCTCAAGCCTCTACTCAACGTTCAGCTACATGAACCCCAGTCAACGTCCCATGTACACACCCATTGCAGACACAACCGGGGTCCCGTCCATCCCCCAGACCCACAGCCCCCAACACTGGGAGCAACCGGTCTACACACAGCTGACCAGGCCATAG